The region tttacaacaaaaaaaattttctcataaaaaagtatatttactaaaaaatttctgacttttataCAActtgtcatacatttatgacaataatgttatgaaaagtaatgacttgtgtaatgtcatacatttatgagtaatgtacttttttctcataaatttacgacattATTCACGTGaagtaaatttaaatttttcttgtaaatgtatgagaataaaaatcggaaatttatgagaaaaaatttacgacttttatttgaggaaaaagtcatccatttatgagaatgaagtcctAAATAAAAGCTATGAAAAGGGAAGATTTATATGACTTTGGCCTGCGGCAAAGGTAACattatgtaaatgtacaactttattctcgtaaatttacaacaaaaaatttctctcatgaaaaaagtatatttacaaaaaaaattctgacttttataCAActtgttgtacatttatgacaataatgttacaaaaagtaatgacttgtgtaatgtcatacatttatgagtaatgtacctttttttcataaatttacgacattATTCACTTGaagtaaatttacatttttcgtgtaaatatatgagaataaaaaataaaaaaaaatgtatgagaacAAAAATcggaaattcatgagaaaaaaattatgacttttatttgaggaaaaagtcatccaTTTAtgtgaatgaagtcataaatttatgagaataaaagctATGAAAAGGGAGGATTTATATGACTTTGGCCTGCGGCAAAGGTAACATTatgtaaatatacaactttattctcgtaaatttacaactaaaAAATTTCTCTCatgaaaaaagtatatttacaaaaaaatttctgacttttataCAActtgtcatacatttatgacaataatgttatgaaaagtAATGACGTGTGTAATATCATACATTTATAAGTAATGtacctttttctcataaatttatgacattattctcatgaagtaaatttacttttttgttgtaaatttatgaaaataaaagtcagaaatttacgggaaaaaaattgcaagtttTATTTGAGCGCTCGGCACttccaaaacatttccaagcatagaaatgaaggaaaatacaaatataaggcattcaaaagacgttGTGATGATACTATGTAGTAtcatacactggtcactaggtgtcagtaatggtacCGTAATGTCTGTCgggatacacaagcaccagacttgctGAGTGGAATGATTTCACATCCTTAACGTGGGTTACTGTACCCTCGgcaactcaactctgaacctccaacatcacttcctgtccaggacaactgaataaatattattttttaaaaaacatgatgGAATTCCTGTGTTTGCCACTCCCCGAGttccagcagcactcgtgcagccccagatggAAATATTTATTCTCCTTTCCTTCGACCGATACAGAAGATGCAACTGAAGTGTTTGTGTAGAGGAAACGTGTGTGGGACGCTTCTCGGATCCTCTTTGCATGGGAGGGGTCCACGTTGtggtctaaccactcgaaacTGACAGGCAGCTGGTGGTGGAGCTGAGCCTGCATTTTCTCCACGACTTGCGAGCTTTACTCGGGGAGGCGGCGCCGAGGTTCCTGGCCTTGCTCTCCGAGGTGCTGCTGGTCTCCTTGGAGGAGAAGGCCTCCTTGCGACAGAAGCAGCGGCCACACAGGAGGCGAGCCATGGCCCTCCTCATCTCGGCGCTGCCCAGAGCGTAGATGACGGGGTTGATGCCCGAGTTGATGACCGCCAGTGCGATGAAGACATTGGCGCTGAAGAGCGGCGCGCACTGACGGGATGTGCAGAAAAAGTCCACCAGCAGCAGAAGGAACAGCGGCCCCCAGCAAAGCATGAAGAcccccatgatgatgatgacggttTTCAGCAAAGCCAAGGAGCGCTTGCGGCAGCGCTGCATCGCTAGCGTCGCGGTCTTGTGCACGTGGCAGTAGATGGCGCTGTAGAGCACGCCGATAGCCAGAAGAATCAGGAAGAAGATGACCAGGGAGAACAAGATGTAGGTCTTGGAATAGAGAGGCAGGAGGGTGGAACACCGGTCCAGGCTGCACACACAGTTCCATCCCAACAAGGGGAGGAACCCGAGCACCAGCGCCAAAACCCAGCAGAGGGCCACCAGGCCGTAGATCCTGTAGTAGGTGCTGCTGGCGGACTTGTGAGGCAGCGGCTTCATGATGGTCATGTAACGCTCCACGGCGATCAGCAGCAAGCTAAAAATGGACGCCGCCAAGGCCACAAACAGCACACCCTCTCGGAAAAGCCAAAGCGCCGGAGCCAGGCGGAAGGTCCGACTGCCGGACATGCAGATGTTGAGCAGGTAAGCGGCACCTGTCAGGAGGTCGCTGAGCGTGATGTTGGCGATGCACACGTAGACCCAACGTCGGCTGGCTAGGATGCGGGAAACCACAGCGACCAGCACCAAGGAATTCTCCAGAATGATGAGAACGCTGAAAAACAGGAAGACGGCCGTAGAGGCGCTGACGGGGTTCTGGGAGTTTGACACCGTCCGGTTCTGCAGGCGGCCCGTGTGGTTGTAATGCCGCAGGATGACTTGGCTGAGGGAGGCGTTTCCGTGGGAAACGCTAGCTGGTGAACGGTACAAGTGGGGGCAGGAGGATGAGAGAAGAGCcatggctggggggggggcaacagctGGTGTCAGCGGGAATGAGGGGGAAACTCCTGGGAAGGCAGGCTATCATCTCACTCCAACCACAAAGCAACCTGGGAAAAGACATCCAATTGCAGCAGGAAGCTTGAATGACATCATTACCTATAAAACCACGATATTGTCCAATtctcgatatcagccgataccgatatgtgcaacatgacatactgtatgacctgtgatggaatgaacacatacgaGTTGTatcaagcatttttttaaatatcggtttccatgatctggaaaaaaaatctgctacgatatcgaccgatatcacatttttagacTGATATCGGGCctataattatcggtaccgatagttatcagacatccctaacaaatataaatattattattagtgctgttgattaaaatgttttaatgcaGTTAATCACATTTCAtccataattaatcacaatcatgattaatcacagatggatggatggatggatgatggatggatggatggatggatgaatggatgat is a window of Doryrhamphus excisus isolate RoL2022-K1 chromosome 5, RoL_Dexc_1.0, whole genome shotgun sequence DNA encoding:
- the s1pr4 gene encoding sphingosine 1-phosphate receptor 4, coding for MALLSSSCPHLYRSPASVSHGNASLSQVILRHYNHTGRLQNRTVSNSQNPVSASTAVFLFFSVLIILENSLVLVAVVSRILASRRWVYVCIANITLSDLLTGAAYLLNICMSGSRTFRLAPALWLFREGVLFVALAASIFSLLLIAVERYMTIMKPLPHKSASSTYYRIYGLVALCWVLALVLGFLPLLGWNCVCSLDRCSTLLPLYSKTYILFSLVIFFLILLAIGVLYSAIYCHVHKTATLAMQRCRKRSLALLKTVIIIMGVFMLCWGPLFLLLLVDFFCTSRQCAPLFSANVFIALAVINSGINPVIYALGSAEMRRAMARLLCGRCFCRKEAFSSKETSSTSESKARNLGAASPSKARKSWRKCRLSSTTSCLSVSSG